The following are encoded together in the Actinomycetota bacterium genome:
- a CDS encoding YbhN family protein, whose protein sequence is MRSVEEAVGEVQVEIRTKRRAIIVRLVFLIIMVIALYILWPSLLTVFETWPELLDLDPAWFVAMVALEGLSFFCIWGLQRIALVTDRWFGVATAQLAANAFSRVVPGGAAAGGALQWRMLTDSGVDGARVATALTAASLISTGTLFMLPLLTVPAALLGRPVPGGLAQAAWLGGVVFVAAFVFGWRLLFHNRLLRRLGRGAQWLRNRFQRGKPPVTDLPARLVVQRDEIREALGDTWWKALLFSLANWLFDYLALLAAITAVGSGPRPTLVLLAYSASMVLAMIPITPGGLGFVEAGLTGLLTLAGVSAGDAVLAVLAYRLVSFWLPLPVGGVAAYLHRRHYRGRETIAEPG, encoded by the coding sequence GTGCGATCCGTCGAGGAGGCCGTCGGCGAGGTCCAGGTCGAGATCCGGACGAAGCGCAGGGCGATCATCGTGCGCCTGGTGTTCCTGATCATCATGGTCATCGCCCTCTACATCCTGTGGCCCAGCCTGCTCACGGTCTTCGAGACGTGGCCGGAGCTGCTCGATCTGGACCCGGCCTGGTTCGTCGCGATGGTCGCGTTGGAAGGCCTGAGCTTCTTCTGCATCTGGGGGTTGCAGCGCATCGCGCTCGTCACCGACCGCTGGTTCGGGGTGGCGACGGCGCAGCTCGCGGCGAACGCCTTCAGCCGGGTCGTGCCGGGCGGTGCCGCCGCCGGCGGTGCGCTGCAGTGGCGCATGCTGACCGATTCCGGCGTCGACGGCGCCCGCGTGGCGACCGCACTCACCGCAGCGTCACTGATCAGCACGGGCACGCTGTTCATGTTGCCCCTGCTCACCGTGCCCGCGGCGCTGCTCGGCAGGCCCGTGCCGGGCGGGCTCGCCCAGGCCGCGTGGCTGGGAGGCGTCGTGTTCGTCGCGGCATTCGTGTTCGGTTGGCGACTGCTGTTCCACAACCGACTGTTGCGTCGCCTCGGCCGCGGAGCGCAGTGGCTTCGGAACCGGTTCCAGCGAGGAAAGCCGCCCGTGACCGACCTGCCGGCGCGGCTCGTCGTGCAGCGAGACGAGATCCGCGAGGCGCTCGGCGACACGTGGTGGAAGGCATTGCTGTTCTCGCTCGCCAACTGGCTCTTCGACTACCTGGCGTTGCTGGCGGCCATCACTGCCGTCGGGTCGGGCCCACGTCCCACACTCGTGCTGCTCGCGTACTCGGCCTCGATGGTACTGGCGATGATCCCGATCACGCCGGGAGGACTCGGCTTCGTGGAAGCGGGACTCACCGGTCTGCTGACGCTCGCGGGCGTGTCGGCCGGAGACGCGGTGCTCGCGGTCCTCGCCTACCGGCTCGTGTCGTTCTGGCTGCCGTTGCCGGTCGGCGGTGTCGCCGCCTACCTGCACCGACGCCACTACCGAGGGCGGGAGACCATCGCCGAGCCCGGCTGA
- a CDS encoding long-chain fatty acid--CoA ligase, which produces MTSHRPWFDSYPSDVPHSLEPFPRESVYTLLRNAAAGFPDKPALAFFGAHMTYAALLAEVERFSAVLAGLGIRKGDRVGMILPNCPEYVIAFFACQRLGAVAVGNNPLYTERELEHQVKDSGAKVMIVLDQIYRRFGQIRDDVSVHDVIAVRLNRYMKPPIKWLAPLKFKSDARKHGTPLPFIPADHRVRWWADVMKQAGPVPPEAVVDDPASDVAALVYTGGTTGLSKGAMLSHSNLVSNALQASAWLNVVRQGEDGIVAALPFFHSFGTLVMNFSMTKAAKLILLPRFEIDMALKAISKEKPTLFPGVPRMYIALNQDPRTPKHDLASLKACISGAAPLPMAVAKRFEEITGGATVVEGYGLSECSPVTHANPLVGERKEGFIGLPLPDTDVKLVDLDEPDREVPQGGRGEMCIKGPQVMLGYWNRPDESGLVIRNGWLHTGDVAIMDEQGYFKIVDRIKDMILVSGFNVYPTEVEAVLFHHPKILKCAVVGVPDDTTGERVKAFIVLKPGETATADEIKQWCRDPDQGLTGYRVPKEIEFRDELPETLIGKVLRRVLQDEERKKRQPQQALRESP; this is translated from the coding sequence ATGACCAGCCACCGTCCGTGGTTCGACTCGTACCCGTCCGACGTGCCGCACTCGCTCGAACCGTTCCCCCGAGAGTCCGTGTACACGTTGCTGCGCAACGCGGCTGCCGGGTTCCCCGACAAGCCAGCGCTCGCGTTCTTCGGGGCGCACATGACGTACGCGGCGCTGCTCGCCGAGGTCGAGCGGTTCTCGGCGGTGCTCGCGGGGCTCGGGATTCGCAAGGGCGACCGGGTCGGCATGATCCTGCCGAACTGCCCCGAGTACGTGATCGCGTTCTTCGCCTGCCAGCGCCTCGGGGCCGTCGCCGTGGGCAACAACCCGCTGTACACCGAGCGCGAGCTCGAGCACCAGGTCAAGGACTCGGGCGCGAAGGTGATGATCGTGCTCGACCAGATCTATCGTCGGTTCGGGCAGATCCGCGACGACGTCAGCGTGCATGACGTGATCGCGGTGAGGCTGAACCGGTACATGAAGCCCCCGATCAAGTGGCTGGCGCCGCTGAAGTTCAAGTCGGATGCTCGCAAGCACGGCACCCCCCTGCCCTTCATCCCGGCCGATCATCGGGTGCGGTGGTGGGCTGACGTGATGAAGCAGGCTGGTCCGGTGCCGCCCGAGGCGGTCGTCGACGACCCGGCCTCCGACGTGGCGGCCCTCGTCTACACGGGTGGCACGACCGGTCTCTCGAAGGGGGCGATGCTGTCGCACTCGAACCTCGTCTCGAACGCCCTGCAGGCGTCGGCCTGGCTGAACGTCGTGCGGCAGGGCGAGGACGGCATCGTCGCGGCGCTGCCCTTCTTCCACTCGTTCGGCACCCTCGTGATGAACTTCTCGATGACGAAGGCCGCGAAGCTGATCCTGCTGCCTCGCTTCGAGATCGACATGGCGTTGAAGGCGATCTCCAAGGAGAAGCCGACGCTGTTCCCCGGCGTGCCTCGCATGTACATCGCGCTGAACCAGGACCCGCGGACCCCCAAGCACGACCTCGCCTCGCTGAAGGCCTGCATCTCCGGCGCAGCGCCCCTTCCGATGGCGGTGGCGAAGCGGTTCGAGGAGATCACGGGCGGCGCGACGGTGGTTGAGGGCTACGGGCTCAGCGAGTGCTCGCCGGTGACGCACGCGAACCCCCTGGTCGGCGAGCGCAAGGAAGGCTTCATCGGCTTGCCCCTGCCCGACACCGACGTGAAGCTCGTCGACCTCGACGAGCCCGACCGCGAGGTGCCTCAGGGTGGGCGTGGCGAGATGTGCATCAAGGGCCCGCAGGTGATGCTCGGCTACTGGAACCGTCCCGACGAGAGCGGTCTCGTGATCCGCAACGGATGGCTGCATACGGGCGACGTCGCGATCATGGACGAGCAGGGCTACTTCAAGATCGTCGACCGCATCAAGGACATGATCCTGGTGTCGGGCTTCAACGTGTACCCCACCGAGGTGGAAGCCGTCCTCTTCCACCATCCGAAGATCCTGAAGTGCGCGGTCGTGGGCGTGCCCGATGACACGACCGGCGAGCGTGTGAAGGCGTTCATCGTGCTGAAGCCCGGCGAGACCGCGACAGCAGACGAGATCAAGCAGTGGTGCCGAGACCCCGACCAGGGTCTCACCGGCTACCGCGTGCCGAAGGAGATCGAGTTCCGCGACGAATTGCCCGAGACGCTGATCGGCAAGGTGCTGCGCCGCGTGCTCCAGGACGAGGAGCGGAAGAAACGGCAGCCCCAGCAGGCGCTCCGTGAGTCACCCTGA
- a CDS encoding GNAT family protein — MSHPDPLPIDLGDGAVVRRYVVDDIDALWGAVVEERERLGEWMPWVEGATTKDVQMTWLEQRVAETEGFEGCGIFVGDEFAGGVGLSWDPYGIAGEIGYWTRAPFEGRGLVTRSAREFTRVAFEHVGLNRVVIRAGVGNVRSRAVPERLGYVEESVERGGGRGLGGFYDIVVYSMLADEWRARLP; from the coding sequence GTGAGTCACCCTGACCCGCTGCCGATCGACCTCGGCGACGGCGCCGTCGTGCGGCGCTACGTGGTGGACGACATCGATGCGCTGTGGGGCGCGGTCGTCGAAGAGCGCGAGCGCCTGGGTGAATGGATGCCCTGGGTCGAAGGCGCGACGACGAAGGACGTGCAGATGACCTGGCTCGAGCAACGCGTCGCCGAGACCGAAGGGTTCGAAGGCTGCGGGATCTTCGTCGGGGACGAGTTCGCGGGCGGTGTCGGGCTGTCGTGGGACCCGTACGGCATCGCTGGCGAGATCGGCTACTGGACCCGGGCGCCGTTCGAGGGCCGGGGGCTGGTCACGAGGTCGGCGCGGGAGTTCACGCGTGTCGCGTTCGAGCACGTGGGGCTGAACCGTGTCGTGATCAGGGCGGGCGTGGGGAACGTGCGAAGCCGTGCCGTGCCCGAGCGGCTCGGCTACGTCGAAGAGAGCGTCGAGCGCGGGGGAGGTCGAGGCCTGGGCGGGTTCTACGACATCGTCGTGTACTCGATGCTGGCGGACGAGTGGCGCGCCCGCCTGCCGTGA
- a CDS encoding ATP-binding cassette domain-containing protein: MGNAAIDVEGLVKTFGAVRAVDGIDMVAREGTVFGLLGPNGAGKTTTIRVLSTLLKPDAGRATVGGHDVVERPAEVRRMIGLTGQYAAVDELLSGKDNLVMIGRLLGLRASEARSRAIRLLEDFDLSEAAGKFVKSYSGGMRRRLDLAASLVGRPAFLYLDEPTTGLDPRSRLELWGMIRRLVADGTTVLLTTQYLEEADRLADEIVVIDHGTVIAAGTSAQLKSRVGGHVLQARPVMPEDLPATEKALTPLVKAGESAFNDGQVVTLPIEDTSALGQAVLRLEEARVAVDDLSLRRPSLDEVFLALTGHVAEGEEDPRDATDGDLSNHRRAS, translated from the coding sequence ATGGGCAACGCAGCGATCGACGTGGAAGGTCTCGTGAAGACCTTCGGCGCGGTGCGAGCGGTCGACGGCATCGACATGGTCGCACGCGAGGGAACCGTCTTCGGGCTGCTCGGGCCCAACGGCGCCGGCAAGACGACGACGATCAGGGTGCTGTCCACGTTGTTGAAGCCCGACGCCGGTCGCGCCACGGTCGGCGGACACGACGTCGTCGAGCGACCCGCCGAGGTGCGGCGCATGATCGGCTTGACCGGGCAGTACGCGGCGGTCGACGAGCTGCTCTCGGGCAAGGACAACCTGGTCATGATCGGGCGCTTGCTCGGTCTGAGGGCTTCGGAGGCCAGGAGTCGCGCGATCCGGCTGCTCGAGGACTTCGATCTCTCCGAGGCCGCCGGGAAGTTCGTGAAGTCGTACTCGGGTGGAATGCGCCGGCGGCTCGACCTGGCGGCGAGCCTGGTGGGACGCCCGGCGTTCCTGTATCTCGACGAGCCGACGACGGGTCTCGACCCGCGGAGTCGGCTCGAGCTGTGGGGCATGATCCGGCGGCTCGTGGCCGACGGCACCACCGTGCTGCTCACGACCCAGTACCTGGAAGAGGCCGACCGCCTCGCCGACGAGATCGTCGTGATCGACCACGGCACCGTGATCGCGGCCGGCACCTCGGCCCAGCTCAAGAGCCGGGTCGGCGGGCACGTGCTGCAGGCGCGGCCGGTCATGCCCGAGGACCTGCCGGCGACCGAGAAGGCACTGACCCCGTTGGTCAAGGCGGGCGAGTCGGCGTTCAACGACGGACAGGTCGTCACGCTCCCGATCGAGGACACGTCGGCGCTCGGGCAGGCGGTGCTACGCCTCGAGGAGGCGCGCGTCGCGGTCGACGACCTGTCGCTGCGACGGCCGAGCCTCGACGAGGTCTTCCTCGCGCTCACGGGTCACGTCGCCGAGGGCGAGGAAGACCCGCGCGACGCGACCGACGGCGATCTCTCGAATCACAGGAGGGCCTCATGA
- a CDS encoding CsbD family protein, translating into MGEHVDKAKGTIKENVGDLTDDERLEREGKMDRAGADVKEKAGDAVDTVKEKVRDALNGDD; encoded by the coding sequence ATGGGTGAGCACGTGGACAAGGCGAAGGGAACGATCAAGGAGAACGTCGGCGACCTGACCGACGACGAGCGGCTCGAGCGCGAGGGCAAGATGGACCGTGCCGGGGCCGACGTGAAGGAGAAGGCCGGCGACGCGGTCGACACCGTCAAGGAGAAGGTGCGCGACGCGCTCAACGGCGACGACTGA
- a CDS encoding CDGSH iron-sulfur domain-containing protein yields the protein MWAPSRLTSRAQSRNHLSRHRRVQTGVATPRKGYAPPVTTPRPTVTAYRDGPFLVRGPIVVIDDEGRELEVRRTVVPLCRCGRSRTQPLCDGAHEASAAKRSVPEADRAQTTDI from the coding sequence ATGTGGGCTCCTTCCCGGCTCACGAGCCGTGCGCAGAGCCGGAACCATCTTTCCCGGCACCGGCGCGTGCAAACGGGTGTGGCAACGCCCCGGAAGGGGTACGCCCCTCCCGTGACGACACCACGACCGACGGTCACGGCCTACCGGGATGGACCCTTCCTCGTTCGAGGACCGATCGTCGTGATCGACGACGAGGGTCGAGAGCTGGAGGTTCGCCGGACCGTCGTGCCGCTCTGCCGATGCGGACGTTCCAGGACGCAGCCCTTGTGCGACGGAGCTCACGAGGCGTCTGCGGCGAAGCGGAGCGTCCCGGAGGCTGATCGGGCTCAGACGACCGACATCTGA
- a CDS encoding HAD family hydrolase, giving the protein MARPPAVIFDLFGTLVHELPRQDFWASVDAIADAVGAERGAFRAGWEATTIERQTGVFADIQANVRAICERVGVCYAEPSVMAALQLRRAMYERWFRPRDGALETLAGLRGRGYALALVSQCAPDTPALWRASPLGESVDVEVFSSEVGIRKPDPAIYRLAARRLGVPSEGCVYIGDGAYGELTGAAAVGMVAYLLRDPQVDHEAMLTPERDAWTGATIADLREVLDLVP; this is encoded by the coding sequence GTGGCGCGCCCGCCTGCCGTGATCTTCGACCTGTTCGGCACGCTCGTGCACGAGCTGCCGCGGCAGGACTTCTGGGCGTCGGTCGACGCGATCGCCGATGCCGTGGGGGCCGAGCGGGGAGCGTTCCGCGCCGGGTGGGAGGCGACGACCATCGAGCGTCAGACGGGTGTGTTCGCCGACATCCAGGCCAACGTGCGGGCGATCTGTGAGCGGGTCGGCGTCTGCTATGCCGAGCCCTCGGTCATGGCCGCGCTGCAGCTGCGCCGGGCGATGTACGAGCGATGGTTCCGGCCGCGGGACGGCGCGCTCGAGACGCTCGCGGGGCTGCGCGGGCGGGGATATGCGCTCGCGCTCGTCAGCCAGTGCGCCCCCGATACCCCGGCGCTCTGGCGAGCGTCCCCGCTGGGCGAGTCGGTCGACGTCGAGGTGTTCTCGAGTGAGGTGGGAATCCGCAAGCCCGATCCCGCGATCTATCGGCTTGCGGCCAGGCGGCTGGGCGTGCCGAGCGAGGGATGTGTCTACATAGGGGACGGGGCGTATGGGGAGCTCACCGGCGCAGCGGCCGTGGGCATGGTGGCGTACCTCCTGCGCGATCCGCAGGTCGATCACGAGGCGATGCTCACGCCAGAACGAGACGCATGGACGGGAGCGACCATCGCCGATCTGCGCGAGGTGCTCGACCTCGTTCCGTAG
- a CDS encoding iron-containing redox enzyme family protein: protein MTTHTRGPLSSTAWALMLGEPADPIAHEIAGSITDPLGDDDLQLALFLCYELHYRGLDGVDDRAEWDPSLLMFRLELERIFEAALRERVSVHPSADPVDVQLRELIASDDAPSVSSFLAREGTIEMFREFLMHRSAYHLKEADPHSFAIPRLRGRPKAAMVEIQADEYGGGDATWMHSALFAGAMSDLGLDPTEGRYVPLLPGVTLATVNLMSLFGLHRRLRGSAVGHLAILEMTSCIPNRRYGDGLRRLGFVEGTTRYFDEHVEADAAHGSIAANDMAGSLVDDDPRMLADVLFGASALLTLDERWAKHVIDAWREGRDGLWTSPATPQMSVV, encoded by the coding sequence ATGACGACGCACACTCGAGGGCCACTGAGCTCCACGGCCTGGGCCCTGATGCTCGGGGAACCGGCCGATCCGATCGCACATGAGATCGCGGGTTCGATCACCGATCCCCTCGGAGACGACGATCTGCAGCTGGCCCTCTTCCTCTGCTACGAGCTGCACTACCGTGGCCTCGACGGGGTCGACGATCGGGCTGAGTGGGATCCCTCGCTCCTCATGTTCAGGCTGGAGCTCGAGCGGATCTTCGAGGCTGCCCTGCGCGAACGGGTGAGCGTGCATCCCTCGGCGGATCCGGTCGATGTGCAGCTTCGCGAGCTCATCGCGTCCGACGACGCTCCCTCGGTCTCGTCCTTCCTCGCGCGCGAGGGCACTATCGAGATGTTCCGTGAGTTCCTGATGCACCGTTCCGCCTATCACCTGAAGGAGGCCGACCCGCACTCCTTCGCGATCCCGCGACTGCGTGGCCGACCCAAGGCGGCGATGGTCGAGATCCAAGCTGACGAGTACGGCGGTGGCGACGCGACCTGGATGCACTCCGCGCTGTTCGCGGGGGCGATGAGCGATCTCGGACTCGACCCGACCGAGGGTCGGTACGTGCCGCTGTTGCCCGGCGTGACGCTGGCCACCGTGAACCTGATGTCGCTCTTCGGTCTGCACCGCCGGCTGCGGGGCTCCGCGGTCGGGCACCTCGCGATCCTCGAGATGACGTCGTGCATCCCGAACCGTCGGTACGGGGATGGACTGCGACGGCTGGGCTTCGTCGAGGGAACGACCCGGTACTTCGACGAGCACGTGGAGGCCGACGCCGCGCACGGTTCGATCGCCGCGAACGATATGGCCGGGTCGCTCGTCGACGACGACCCTCGCATGCTGGCCGACGTGCTGTTCGGCGCGTCGGCCCTGCTCACCCTCGACGAGCGGTGGGCGAAGCACGTGATCGACGCGTGGCGCGAGGGACGCGACGGGCTGTGGACGAGCCCCGCCACCCCTCAGATGTCGGTCGTCTGA
- a CDS encoding GPGG-motif small membrane protein, which translates to MLWIIAAVLVVAGIVAIVRGALLWGILLIIGGLLVGPGGVSILD; encoded by the coding sequence ATCCTGTGGATCATCGCCGCCGTGCTCGTGGTCGCGGGCATCGTGGCCATCGTCCGTGGGGCATTGCTCTGGGGCATCCTGCTGATCATCGGAGGCCTGCTGGTCGGCCCCGGTGGCGTGAGCATCCTGGACTGA
- a CDS encoding C45 family peptidase — MAIAPGATFRTIDESHPGSKLAAVFAARAEAYAAWYLQDGDQARPSAAEGVEALTVHMPELLPAYDAMVREVGGDDPVFARMFTMWKPPGAAIACSQAVLQEGERGPRLVRNYDYPAELMDAVILRSAFTGSGVIGVTDAVWGLCDGMNDRGLAVSLTFGGRASMGEGFGVPIVIRYLLETCDTVDDARAVLTRMPIAHTHNLTILDAEGGVITAYLNPDRPPSFRRLPIAVNHQWAVESWDPVLAESTLQREWWLLRLLDDPEVDHERFLGAFLVPPLYSLAHDVGRGTVYTAAYDPAEGDITYAWPTFRLPLRFDSFAEAEHEVVFPPSPPSV, encoded by the coding sequence ATGGCCATAGCGCCGGGAGCCACGTTTCGCACGATCGACGAGTCGCACCCCGGCTCGAAGCTCGCCGCGGTGTTCGCGGCCCGGGCGGAGGCGTACGCCGCGTGGTACCTGCAGGACGGTGACCAGGCCCGTCCCTCGGCGGCCGAGGGCGTCGAGGCGCTCACGGTGCACATGCCCGAGCTGTTGCCGGCCTACGATGCGATGGTGCGTGAGGTCGGCGGCGACGATCCCGTCTTCGCCCGCATGTTCACGATGTGGAAACCGCCGGGTGCAGCGATCGCGTGCTCGCAGGCGGTGCTGCAGGAGGGTGAGCGAGGTCCCCGGCTCGTGCGCAACTACGACTACCCCGCCGAGCTGATGGACGCCGTGATCCTGCGGAGCGCCTTCACCGGGAGCGGCGTGATCGGCGTGACCGACGCGGTCTGGGGGCTGTGCGATGGCATGAACGATCGCGGATTGGCCGTCTCGCTCACGTTCGGTGGACGGGCGTCGATGGGCGAGGGCTTCGGGGTGCCGATCGTGATCCGCTACCTGCTCGAGACGTGCGACACGGTCGACGACGCCCGTGCCGTGCTCACACGCATGCCGATCGCCCACACCCACAACCTCACGATCCTCGATGCGGAAGGCGGTGTGATCACCGCCTACCTGAACCCCGACCGTCCTCCGTCGTTCCGTCGGCTGCCGATCGCCGTGAACCATCAGTGGGCGGTGGAGTCCTGGGACCCGGTGCTCGCCGAGAGCACGCTGCAGCGGGAGTGGTGGCTGCTTCGCCTGCTCGACGACCCCGAGGTCGACCACGAGCGGTTCCTCGGCGCGTTCCTCGTGCCGCCGCTGTACAGCCTCGCCCACGACGTCGGCAGGGGCACCGTGTACACGGCCGCCTACGATCCGGCGGAGGGAGACATCACCTATGCGTGGCCCACGTTCCGGCTGCCCCTGCGGTTCGACTCGTTCGCCGAGGCCGAGCACGAGGTCGTGTTCCCACCGTCTCCACCATCGGTGTAG
- a CDS encoding ABC transporter permease has product MSTVPVSHINGNVITNTLTIARRNLLHIKATPEQLVEMTIQPIMFLVLFVYVFGGAIAGSSSEYLEFALPGILIQSVCFLPFTTALALNTDFSRGVIDRFRSLPMARSAVIGGRIMADGVRIAWSVVIIVGFSMILGFRFGGSAAEALAALLVVVAFGLAMCWPLAFIGITARSTESVNTWGFMIILPLTFASSAFVPTESMPGWLQAFAEVNPVTYAINATRSLMLGLPLEGWLTGTIVWIAVIVGLFAPLAIVRYRRRI; this is encoded by the coding sequence ATGAGCACCGTTCCCGTCTCACACATCAACGGCAACGTGATCACGAACACGCTCACGATCGCCCGACGGAACCTGCTGCACATCAAGGCCACGCCCGAGCAGCTCGTCGAGATGACGATCCAGCCGATCATGTTCCTCGTGCTCTTCGTCTACGTGTTCGGCGGGGCGATCGCCGGATCGAGCAGCGAGTATCTGGAGTTCGCGCTGCCGGGCATCCTGATCCAGAGCGTCTGCTTCCTGCCCTTTACGACCGCGCTCGCGCTCAACACCGACTTCTCGCGCGGGGTGATCGACCGGTTCCGGTCGCTGCCGATGGCGCGCTCGGCGGTGATCGGCGGGCGCATCATGGCCGACGGCGTGCGCATCGCGTGGAGCGTCGTGATCATCGTGGGATTCTCGATGATCCTCGGGTTCCGCTTCGGTGGGTCGGCGGCCGAGGCCCTGGCTGCATTGCTCGTGGTCGTCGCGTTCGGCCTCGCGATGTGCTGGCCGCTGGCGTTCATCGGCATCACGGCGCGCAGCACCGAGTCGGTCAACACGTGGGGCTTCATGATCATCCTGCCGCTCACGTTCGCGAGCTCTGCCTTCGTGCCGACCGAGAGCATGCCGGGGTGGCTGCAGGCGTTCGCCGAGGTCAACCCGGTCACCTACGCGATCAACGCGACGCGCTCGCTGATGCTCGGCCTGCCGCTGGAAGGCTGGCTGACCGGCACGATCGTGTGGATCGCCGTGATCGTGGGGCTGTTCGCTCCGCTCGCGATCGTGCGATACCGGCGGCGCATCTGA
- a CDS encoding YafY family protein translates to MRADRLVAALLILQARGRVTAAELADELEVSERTARRDLDALAMAGVPVYSQAGRGGGWSLVGGARTDLSGLTAAEARTLFLVAGPSAAATPQIKAALRKLVRALPEPFRAEAEAAAAAVVIDPTSWDRSPARPPEHLEVLQHAAVENRQVRLGYQGPDRPGSVRVVHPFGLVSKASVWYLLAGTDAGMRTFRVSRVTSAEVLDEPVVRPVGFDLAAAWNDTVARLDRERATFEVEAAAEPEALRWLRGAFDRRLTVGEERSDGRVEVRIRSWSAHAAASDLVTFAPWVEVLSPDEVREELAERGAHLTRLYGAG, encoded by the coding sequence ATGCGTGCCGACCGCCTCGTGGCCGCCCTGCTGATCCTGCAGGCGCGCGGACGCGTGACCGCCGCGGAGCTCGCCGACGAGCTCGAGGTCTCCGAGCGCACAGCTCGCCGCGACCTCGATGCCCTGGCCATGGCGGGTGTTCCGGTGTACTCCCAGGCTGGACGCGGCGGCGGCTGGTCGCTCGTCGGCGGCGCCCGCACCGACCTGAGCGGCCTCACCGCGGCGGAGGCCCGCACGCTGTTCCTCGTCGCGGGGCCGTCCGCGGCCGCGACGCCGCAGATCAAGGCAGCATTGCGCAAGCTCGTGCGCGCCTTGCCCGAGCCGTTCCGCGCCGAGGCGGAAGCCGCCGCCGCCGCGGTCGTGATCGATCCGACGAGCTGGGATCGCTCACCCGCCCGGCCACCGGAGCACCTGGAGGTGCTGCAGCACGCGGCCGTGGAGAATCGTCAGGTACGGCTGGGATATCAGGGTCCGGATCGTCCCGGCAGCGTGCGCGTCGTGCACCCGTTCGGCCTCGTGTCGAAGGCATCGGTGTGGTATCTGCTCGCCGGCACCGACGCGGGCATGCGCACGTTCCGGGTGAGCCGCGTCACGTCGGCCGAGGTGCTCGACGAGCCGGTCGTCCGCCCCGTGGGGTTCGATCTCGCCGCCGCCTGGAACGACACCGTCGCGCGGCTCGACCGGGAGCGGGCGACCTTCGAGGTCGAGGCGGCCGCCGAGCCCGAGGCGCTGCGCTGGCTGCGCGGCGCGTTCGACCGACGTCTCACCGTCGGCGAGGAACGTTCCGACGGCCGTGTCGAGGTGCGGATCAGGAGCTGGTCGGCCCATGCTGCGGCCTCGGACCTCGTCACGTTCGCGCCGTGGGTCGAGGTGCTCTCGCCCGACGAGGTCCGCGAAGAGCTGGCGGAACGAGGCGCCCACCTGACGCGGCTCTACGGCGCAGGCTGA